GGGCGTCCACGAGCTGAACTACACCTACGAGGACGCCCGGCTCGCCGACACCATCGTCCTCTGGGGGGCGAACTCCTACGAGACGGCCACGGTGTTCTACGTGGAGCACATGCTCCCCAACATCCAGGGGGCCACGGTGGCGGAGAAGCAGCAGGTCTTTGAACGGGGCGAGCCCGCCGAGCCCGGCTACCTCATCGTCATTGACCCCAGGAAGACCAGCTCCTACACCGTGGCCGCCCAGGTGGCCCCGGACCGGGTGATGCTCCTCCGGCCCAACCTGGGCACGGACTACATCCTGGCCAACGCCATCGCCCGGGCGGTCTGGGAGAAGGGCTACTACGACATGGCCTACCTCCAGGCCCGCACGGACATGGCCCTCTTTGAGGAGTACAAGGCGAAAAGCCTCAAGCTCTCCGTGCCCTACGATGAGTTCATGGCCCAGGCGGAGCGCATCACCGGGGTTTCCCGGGCGGAGATTGAGAAGGCCGCCGACTGGATCGCCAAGCCCAAAGCGGGCCGGTTCAAGCGCCGCACCCTCACCATCTACGAGAAGGGCATCATCTGGAACATGAAGAACTACGACCAGGTGGCGGCCATCGTCCAGCTCGCCGTCCTCACCCACAACATCGGCCGGCCCGGCACGGGCTGCGGCCGCCAGGGCGGGCACCAGGAGGGGTACGTCCGTCCCCCCGCCCCCACCCCGGGCTCCATCTACCGGGGCGGGCCCCCCGTCAACGTGGACAAGTTCCTCATTGAGGGCAAGGGCAAGTTCTACTGGGTCATCGCCAACGACCCCTACCTCTCCACCCCCAACAACCAGGTCTTCCGCAAGCGCATCCACGAGCGCACGGAGAAGCTCACCAGGGCCCTCGGCGCCGGGGGCGAGCCCGGGACCATCCGGGAGCGGGCCCAGAAGATCCTGGACATCCTCTACCAGGACCCCGACGCCCTCTTCATGGTGGTCCAGGACATCTACATGACCGAGACCGCCCGGGACGCCCACCTCATCCTCCCCGCCGCCGGCTGGGGCGAGGCCAACGAGACCTCCATCAACTGCAACAGCCGCCTCCTCCGCCTCTACGAGAAGTTCATGGACCCGCCCGGGGAGGCCAAGCCCGACTGGGAGATCTTCAAGTGGGTGGGCCTGCGCATCGCCGAGCTTTACCGGGCCGAGGGCAAGTTTGAGGAGGCGAAGAAGTTTGAGTTCGGCAAGGACTGGAAGACGGACGAGGACGTCTTCCTCGCCGGGGCCGAGGAGTTCCGGGACAACACCGTCTCCGAGGAGGACGAGGCGCTCCTCGAGGCCGAGAACTACAAGGGGGTCACCTACAAGCTCCTGAAGGAGCTGGGCCAGAAGGGCATCCAGACCCCCGTGCGCCGCGACCCCAAGACGGGGAAGCTCGTGGGCACGGTCCGGCGCTACACCTACAAGTTCGGCACCCCTGACGGCAAGTTCAAGTGGTACGGCACCGACGACTGGGAGGGCTACCCCGCGGAGGTGGCCAAGTACCTGGAGCCCGGGATGGCGGAGAAGTACCCCTTCTGGGTCACCACCGGCCGGGCCCAGACCATCTGGCAGACCGCCTACCACGACCGCCGCCTCCCCGAGAAGGCCCTGGCCCTCCCCCTCCCCTACGTGGAGGTGAACCCCGAGGACGCCAAGCGCCTCGGCCTCCAGTCCGGGGACCTGGTGGAGGTCTACAACGAGGAGGGGAACGGTACCTTCGTCGTCTACGTCACGGACGCGGTGAAGCCGGGCACCCTCTTCCTGGTGATGTACCACTGGCGGGGCACCTCCAACTCCCTGGTCTCCGGCTACACCGACCCCAAGACCACCATCCCCTGGTACAAGGGCACTCGGGCCAACCTCCGCAAGGTGGCCGGGGCCATCCCCTTCGTGCAGCAGACGGCGAGCTTCCTGCAGCAGAACAAGTTTGACTAAGCCCTCCCCTTCCGGGCGCCCCCTCGGTTCGGGGGCGCCCCGGCTTTTGCCGGGTAAAATGGCCTCATAAGAACTCCCCGTAGGCTTTTCCCTTATCACGAGAACGTCGCGCTGGCCGTGTCCTCTTCTACGAGTGGCCTGGGAGCACTGGGGAACAGGATCAGGAGAATTTCTTATCACCCCTCAAGGATACCACTCTTTTACGACAGCCTCTGATAAGAACTCCCCCTGGGTTTTTCTCTTAGTATGGGGTCATGCGGCTGACCAAACACCAACGCCGCCCCCGGCTGGAACTCAAGCTGCGGCATCACCCGGACAACCTGCACGCCCTCTACCGGGAAAGCGAAGACCCCGTGGAACGCGCCCGCTGGCACGCCATCTGGCTCCTCGCCACAGGCCACTCCATCCCCCAGGTGGCCCAGACCCTGGGCTACTCCACCCGCTGGGTCCGCAACACCCTCCACCGCTACAACGAAGGCCAGCCCATGGCCGACCTCCGGCACCAAAACCCAGGCCAGCCCCCCTTGCTCTCCCCGGAGCTTCAGGAAGCCTTCCGCCAGGCCCTCCTCCAGCCCCATCCCCAGGACGGGATATGGACGATAAGGAACGCCGCCCTGTGGCTCTCGGAGAGGCTGGGCCGTCCCGTGGACCCCAGGCGGGCCTGGACCTGGATGAAGCGCCTGGGCTTCGCCCCCCTCCGCCCCCGTCCCCGGCACCGGGAGAGGGACGTGGAAGAGGGGGAGGCCTTCAAAAAAAACTCTTCTTCACCGTTGTCCTCCTGAAGTGCCTCTTCCCCTGGCTTGTCCTGGAGCTTTGGGCTTTTGACGAACACAGGTTGGGCCTGAAGCCCGTGTACCGGCGGGTGTGGGCGCCCCGGGGGAAGACGCCCCTGGCCTGGGTGCGGCCGCGGTACCGGTGGCTTTACGTGTACGGCTTCGTGCGTCCGGGTACAGGGGAGAGCGAGTTTTGGCTTTTGCCCACGGTGAACGCTGTGGTCTTCTCGGAGGTGCTAAGGCGCTTTGCCCGGTTGCGTGGGGCTGGGGAGGGGAAGCTTTTGCTTTTGGTCTTGGACCGGGCGGGGTGGCACGTGTCGGGGCGGGTGGAGGTGCCGGAGGGGGTGGGTTTGGTCTTCCTGCCGCCCTACTCTCCCGAGCTCCAACCCGTGGAGCGGGTGTGGCCTCTGGTGGACGCGGTGGTGGCCAACGGGCGGGTGGAGACGGAGGAGGAGCTTTGGGCGAGGGTGGAGGCCCGGTG
This region of Thermus thermophilus genomic DNA includes:
- a CDS encoding arsenate reductase (azurin) large subunit is translated as MALIPRRDKLPIPPKNAKVYNQVCQYCNVGCGYKVYVWPVGEEGGVKPEQNAFGLDLSTPQPPLAGQSYTETMHAVTVGRDGRQYHVVIVPAKDSPINRGDYSIRGGTNALTVWSLDRGTQDRLTYPLLRVGDQFQAISWQDALTLMGLLIKGIRDRDGNDDNIAVKCYDHGGSGQGFEDNYAAGKLFFAALSVKHIAIHNRPAYNSEVWGSRERGVHELNYTYEDARLADTIVLWGANSYETATVFYVEHMLPNIQGATVAEKQQVFERGEPAEPGYLIVIDPRKTSSYTVAAQVAPDRVMLLRPNLGTDYILANAIARAVWEKGYYDMAYLQARTDMALFEEYKAKSLKLSVPYDEFMAQAERITGVSRAEIEKAADWIAKPKAGRFKRRTLTIYEKGIIWNMKNYDQVAAIVQLAVLTHNIGRPGTGCGRQGGHQEGYVRPPAPTPGSIYRGGPPVNVDKFLIEGKGKFYWVIANDPYLSTPNNQVFRKRIHERTEKLTRALGAGGEPGTIRERAQKILDILYQDPDALFMVVQDIYMTETARDAHLILPAAGWGEANETSINCNSRLLRLYEKFMDPPGEAKPDWEIFKWVGLRIAELYRAEGKFEEAKKFEFGKDWKTDEDVFLAGAEEFRDNTVSEEDEALLEAENYKGVTYKLLKELGQKGIQTPVRRDPKTGKLVGTVRRYTYKFGTPDGKFKWYGTDDWEGYPAEVAKYLEPGMAEKYPFWVTTGRAQTIWQTAYHDRRLPEKALALPLPYVEVNPEDAKRLGLQSGDLVEVYNEEGNGTFVVYVTDAVKPGTLFLVMYHWRGTSNSLVSGYTDPKTTIPWYKGTRANLRKVAGAIPFVQQTASFLQQNKFD
- a CDS encoding winged helix-turn-helix domain-containing protein → MRLTKHQRRPRLELKLRHHPDNLHALYRESEDPVERARWHAIWLLATGHSIPQVAQTLGYSTRWVRNTLHRYNEGQPMADLRHQNPGQPPLLSPELQEAFRQALLQPHPQDGIWTIRNAALWLSERLGRPVDPRRAWTWMKRLGFAPLRPRPRHRERDVEEGEAFKKNSSSPLSS
- a CDS encoding IS630 family transposase, which translates into the protein MYRRVWAPRGKTPLAWVRPRYRWLYVYGFVRPGTGESEFWLLPTVNAVVFSEVLRRFARLRGAGEGKLLLLVLDRAGWHVSGRVEVPEGVGLVFLPPYSPELQPVERVWPLVDAVVANGRVETEEELWARVEARCAYLQTQPGLIRSHTLFHWWPGGC